The proteins below come from a single Salinivibrio kushneri genomic window:
- the cmoA gene encoding carboxy-S-adenosyl-L-methionine synthase CmoA — MANQDKIFAAPIEKMGDFTFDENVAEVFPDMIQRSVPGYSNIISAIGMLAKRFATADSHIYDLGCSLGAATLSMRRHIPHDSCKIIAVDNSQAMVERCRLHVNAYRGAADVEVREADIRDVEITNASMVVLNFTLQFLSPDDRQALLTRIYQGLKPGGILILSEKYRFEDDTANELLIDLHHDFKRANGYSELEISQKRSALENVMRPDSIATHQARLNAIGFSSVAMWFQCFNFGSMLAIK, encoded by the coding sequence ATGGCTAATCAGGATAAAATTTTCGCTGCGCCTATCGAAAAAATGGGCGATTTCACCTTCGATGAGAATGTCGCCGAAGTGTTCCCGGATATGATCCAGCGCTCCGTGCCGGGTTACAGCAATATTATTTCGGCCATCGGCATGCTGGCCAAGCGTTTTGCCACCGCTGACAGTCACATTTACGATCTGGGCTGCTCATTAGGCGCAGCCACTTTATCGATGCGCCGCCATATCCCTCATGACAGTTGCAAAATCATCGCGGTGGATAACTCACAAGCCATGGTTGAGCGTTGCCGCCTACATGTTAATGCGTATCGCGGCGCCGCCGATGTTGAGGTGCGTGAGGCTGACATTCGCGATGTCGAGATAACCAATGCGTCGATGGTAGTGCTTAATTTTACCCTACAGTTTTTAAGCCCTGATGACCGCCAAGCCCTACTCACTCGCATTTACCAAGGCTTAAAACCTGGCGGGATCCTGATTTTATCCGAGAAGTATCGCTTTGAAGATGACACCGCCAATGAGTTACTCATCGACTTACACCACGACTTTAAGCGCGCCAATGGCTATAGCGAGCTTGAGATCAGCCAAAAGCGCAGTGCACTTGAGAATGTGATGCGCCCAGACAGTATTGCCACCCACCAAGCGCGACTTAATGCCATTGGCTTTAGCAGCGTCGCTATGTGGTTCCAGTGTTTTAATTTTGGTTCAATGCTGGCGATTAAGTAA
- the cmoB gene encoding tRNA 5-methoxyuridine(34)/uridine 5-oxyacetic acid(34) synthase CmoB, with amino-acid sequence MFDFSDFYQLIAKNRLSHWLEVLPAQLADWQNQPHGDMPKWIKVLHKIPTTAPETVELKDAVRIGDDGSLPDGERKKLENLLRTLHPWRKGPYQVHGIDIDTEWRSDWKWDRVLPHISPLKGRYVLDVGCGNGYHMWRMLGEEAALTVGIDPSELFLMQFDAIRRLMGNDQRAHLLPLGIEKLPALRAFDTVFSMGVLYHRRSPLDHLMQLKDQLRKDGELVLETLVIDGDENAVLVPTSRYAQMRNVYFFPSARALKVWLEKVGFVDVHIVDECVTTTDEQRSTEWMTHNSLPEYLNPDDPAQTIEGYPAPKRAILVARNPD; translated from the coding sequence ATGTTTGATTTTTCCGATTTTTATCAGCTGATTGCTAAAAACCGCCTGAGTCATTGGCTCGAGGTGTTGCCAGCGCAATTAGCTGACTGGCAAAACCAGCCCCATGGCGATATGCCTAAGTGGATAAAAGTGCTGCACAAGATCCCAACCACCGCGCCCGAGACGGTTGAACTGAAAGACGCGGTGCGTATTGGTGATGACGGTAGCTTGCCTGATGGCGAGCGCAAAAAATTAGAAAACTTATTGCGCACCTTGCACCCTTGGCGTAAAGGCCCGTACCAGGTACACGGCATTGATATTGATACCGAATGGCGCTCAGATTGGAAGTGGGATCGCGTACTCCCGCATATCTCGCCGCTAAAAGGGCGGTATGTGCTTGATGTCGGTTGCGGCAATGGCTACCACATGTGGCGCATGTTGGGCGAAGAAGCCGCACTGACAGTGGGCATTGACCCGTCCGAGCTCTTTTTGATGCAATTCGATGCCATTCGTCGCTTGATGGGCAACGATCAGCGTGCGCACCTGTTACCTTTAGGGATTGAAAAACTGCCAGCGCTGCGCGCATTCGACACCGTGTTCAGCATGGGTGTGTTGTATCACCGCCGCTCTCCTCTCGATCATCTGATGCAACTCAAAGATCAGTTGCGTAAAGATGGCGAGCTGGTGCTGGAAACCTTGGTAATCGATGGTGATGAAAACGCGGTGTTGGTGCCAACCAGTCGCTATGCACAAATGCGCAACGTCTACTTTTTCCCGTCCGCGCGTGCGTTAAAAGTTTGGCTAGAAAAAGTAGGATTTGTCGATGTGCATATTGTCGACGAGTGCGTCACCACCACGGATGAGCAGCGCAGTACCGAATGGATGACCCATAACTCGCTGCCTGAGTACCTCAACCCAGATGACCCCGCGCAAACCATCGAAGGGTATCCGGCCCCTAAACGCGCTATCTTAGTGGCTCGTAACCCAGACTAA
- a CDS encoding ATP-dependent zinc protease, translated as MLFRCSLISALLLTVSGCTLTSQHQHQETLNKFDNLAAQSQQQQQALTETFTQHGTALNQLSDKVTALESQLSVIQRTQAKLYANVATDTADVKVKEKVVRVPVNDGKVILGGREFVWFDAVENTFQSRVDTGAETSSLNAVDIQEFERDGDTWVKFNVNHSENNDQPVIMEMPVKRWVRIRQSSSDSTERRPVVEAWIRVGNIHEKTEFTLADRTNMEYPVLLGREFFKDLAVVDVSQVHIHPQYQPDTPTEPGDDDAPNK; from the coding sequence ATGCTATTTCGTTGCTCACTGATCAGTGCGCTTTTACTTACGGTGTCCGGCTGCACATTGACCTCGCAGCACCAACATCAAGAAACGCTCAACAAATTTGATAACCTGGCAGCCCAAAGCCAGCAACAACAGCAAGCGCTCACCGAGACCTTCACTCAGCATGGCACAGCACTCAACCAGTTGTCTGATAAAGTCACGGCACTTGAGAGCCAGCTGTCGGTCATCCAACGCACGCAGGCCAAACTGTACGCTAACGTGGCAACCGACACCGCTGATGTAAAGGTGAAAGAAAAAGTGGTGAGAGTCCCGGTTAACGACGGCAAGGTTATTCTCGGTGGACGCGAGTTTGTCTGGTTTGATGCGGTCGAAAACACCTTTCAATCCCGTGTTGACACCGGTGCCGAAACCTCTTCACTCAATGCGGTTGATATCCAAGAGTTTGAGCGTGATGGCGACACCTGGGTCAAATTCAACGTCAACCATAGCGAAAACAATGATCAGCCAGTGATCATGGAAATGCCGGTGAAACGCTGGGTGCGCATCCGTCAGTCATCGAGCGATAGCACCGAGCGTCGCCCGGTGGTAGAAGCCTGGATCCGCGTCGGTAACATCCATGAAAAAACCGAATTCACCCTAGCCGATCGCACCAACATGGAATACCCAGTGCTGCTCGGCCGCGAATTTTTTAAAGACTTGGCGGTGGTTGATGTCAGCCAAGTGCACATTCACCCGCAATATCAGCCGGACACGCCAACGGAACCAGGCGATGACGACGCCCCCAACAAATAG
- a CDS encoding alpha-L-glutamate ligase-like protein, giving the protein MRALLDKLASPFRLNQAGIMGMNQRNIRYIGRYNDRRLYPLVDDKLQTKLIAQQAGATVPELIGVIDSQADVKRIHAMVANWPGFVIKPAQGSGGKGILVVTKNHQGVYTKASGKAVSHNDVERHITNTLAGLFSLGGKADVAVVENLIAFDDSFQGFSYEGVPDIRVIVFQGYPVMAMMRLSTSASDGKANLHQGAVGVGLDIATGKALKAVQFNRPITHHPDTHQDLYTLKVPHWQQLLTLAASAWEMTDLGYMGTDMVLDKEKGPMVLELNARPGLAIQIANGCGLLPRLDLIESLPPCRYPPLPEDRVAFSMQHFAGQSTRSLQPRLAQAG; this is encoded by the coding sequence ATGCGCGCACTTCTCGATAAATTAGCCTCCCCGTTTCGGCTCAACCAAGCGGGGATCATGGGCATGAACCAACGCAACATACGCTATATCGGTCGTTACAATGACCGGCGTTTGTACCCGCTGGTTGATGACAAACTACAAACCAAACTCATCGCCCAACAAGCCGGTGCCACGGTGCCTGAGCTGATTGGCGTGATTGACAGCCAAGCAGATGTCAAACGCATCCACGCTATGGTCGCCAACTGGCCTGGTTTTGTGATTAAGCCTGCACAGGGCTCTGGCGGAAAAGGCATCTTAGTCGTGACAAAAAACCACCAAGGTGTCTATACCAAAGCTTCGGGGAAAGCGGTCAGCCATAATGATGTGGAGCGCCATATCACCAATACCTTGGCAGGCCTGTTTTCGCTCGGAGGTAAAGCCGATGTGGCGGTGGTCGAAAACTTGATTGCGTTTGATGATAGTTTTCAAGGCTTCAGTTACGAGGGCGTGCCCGACATTCGGGTGATTGTCTTTCAAGGTTATCCCGTGATGGCGATGATGCGCTTATCGACATCGGCGTCTGATGGCAAAGCTAACTTACACCAAGGTGCCGTCGGTGTTGGCTTAGACATTGCTACAGGTAAAGCATTGAAAGCGGTGCAGTTTAATCGCCCTATTACCCACCACCCCGATACTCACCAAGATCTCTATACCCTGAAAGTGCCTCACTGGCAGCAGCTGCTTACCCTCGCCGCCAGCGCGTGGGAGATGACAGACTTGGGTTATATGGGTACCGATATGGTTTTGGATAAAGAAAAAGGTCCGATGGTGTTGGAGCTCAATGCCCGCCCAGGCCTCGCCATTCAAATCGCTAACGGCTGTGGCCTATTGCCTCGCCTTGATCTGATTGAATCACTGCCGCCTTGTCGCTACCCACCTCTACCGGAAGACCGGGTGGCGTTTTCAATGCAACATTTTGCTGGCCAAAGCACGCGCTCCTTGCAGCCTCGGCTCGCCCAAGCAGGCTAA
- a CDS encoding VC2046/SO_2500 family protein: MTVHTIDKAQLISDVQFGDNLNHAVVQGRRSDFALMVALLSGDANESTPLTPVDKPVSNDQVLRQQFQLAEPQPLAASNEQDYLRAGAQADAFHRGGLASANLRFQLAPAAMHYPPQGTHGFDEAVYHNLSGHERRHLADTEPKRPAYNPATLYEKLTTSHCFDKMRVSA, translated from the coding sequence GTGACAGTTCATACCATCGACAAAGCGCAGCTAATTAGCGACGTTCAGTTTGGGGACAACCTAAACCATGCGGTGGTACAAGGCCGTCGTTCCGACTTTGCCCTGATGGTGGCCTTACTGTCGGGTGATGCCAACGAGTCAACCCCGCTGACTCCCGTCGATAAGCCAGTCAGCAATGACCAGGTGCTCCGCCAGCAGTTCCAGCTGGCTGAGCCGCAACCTTTGGCCGCGAGCAATGAGCAAGACTATTTGCGTGCCGGCGCACAAGCCGATGCCTTTCACCGCGGCGGACTGGCAAGTGCTAACCTCCGCTTCCAGCTCGCCCCCGCGGCAATGCACTACCCTCCTCAAGGCACACATGGGTTTGATGAGGCGGTCTATCATAATTTATCAGGCCACGAGCGCCGTCATTTAGCGGATACAGAGCCCAAGCGCCCTGCTTACAACCCGGCCACTTTGTACGAAAAGCTCACCACCTCGCATTGCTTCGATAAAATGCGTGTGAGCGCATAA
- a CDS encoding SDR family NAD(P)-dependent oxidoreductase, with product MKIDSAVVVITAGGSPSGRAMAEHFCSLGANVVLLDTEWPALRLSADQCRAYSGSVQPICLANNEPDSIRDAFTQVTQLFGGIDVLINHWQGDILPKLFDSNNQWDTPKTLSDTTSKYFLVVQRAAECMQQRGTPGVIINVAGTHLTPDTVANAMIGGLTQRWAKELSALKIRVGGIVPRHRHQASSGMDDEFIRNAEYIVSNDSFNGRLLEASG from the coding sequence ATGAAGATCGATAGCGCAGTGGTCGTCATTACCGCAGGGGGCTCACCGTCTGGACGAGCCATGGCTGAACACTTTTGCTCACTGGGCGCAAACGTGGTTTTACTCGATACCGAGTGGCCAGCACTGCGTTTAAGTGCCGATCAATGTCGCGCCTACTCAGGTAGTGTCCAACCGATTTGCTTGGCCAACAATGAGCCTGATTCAATTCGCGATGCGTTCACGCAAGTTACTCAGCTTTTTGGTGGGATTGATGTACTGATCAATCACTGGCAAGGCGATATTCTGCCTAAGCTTTTTGACAGCAATAATCAATGGGACACCCCAAAAACACTCAGCGATACCACCTCAAAATATTTTCTGGTGGTTCAGCGTGCGGCTGAATGCATGCAGCAACGCGGCACACCTGGAGTAATCATCAATGTCGCTGGAACCCACCTCACGCCTGACACCGTTGCCAATGCCATGATTGGTGGCTTAACTCAACGATGGGCCAAAGAGCTATCAGCGCTTAAGATCCGCGTGGGCGGTATCGTTCCACGCCATCGCCACCAGGCGAGTAGCGGTATGGATGATGAATTTATTCGCAATGCCGAATACATCGTGTCCAACGATTCTTTCAACGGCCGGTTACTAGAGGCGAGTGGGTAG
- the adhE gene encoding bifunctional acetaldehyde-CoA/alcohol dehydrogenase, with protein sequence MPVTNIAELNAMVERVKKAQKEFATYSQEQVDKIFRAASLAANNARIPLAKQAVEESGMGILEDKVIKNHFASEFIYNKYKDDKTCGILEENDEFGTMTIAEPVGLICGIVPTTNPTSTAIFKSLISLKTRNGIIFSPHPRAKNSTNDAAKLVLDAAVAAGAPKDIIGWIDQPSVELSNALMKHDDINLILATGGPGMVKAAYSSGKPAIGVGAGNVPVVIDETADIKRAVASVLMSKTFDNGVVCASEQAVIVMDEVYDEVKERFASHKAYVLSKAEADKVRKVILINGNLNADIVGQPATKIADMAGVSVPSDTKILIGEGLEISIEEEFAHEKLSPTLGMFRAKSFEHAVDMACKMVEMGGIGHTSGLYTNQDVNQDRIKYFGDRLKTARILVNIPTTHGGIGDLYNFNVAPSLTLGCGSWGGNSISENVGPKHLMNKKTVAKRAENMLWHKLPKSIYFRRGSLPIALSDLEDKKRAMIVTDRFLFNNGYSEQIESMLKAQGMDVNTFFEVEADPTLSVVRKGAEAMKSFQPDVIIALGGGSPMDAAKIMWVMYEHPQTAFEELAMRFMDIRKRIYKFPKMGKKAELVCVTTTSGTGSEVTPFAVVTDDETGAKYPLADYELTPQMAIVDANLVMNMPKSLTAFGGYDAITHALEAYVSILSNEYSEGQALQALKLLKDYLPASYAHGANDPIAREKVHNGATIAGVAFANAFLGVCHSMAHKIGAEFHLPHGLANALLISNVVRFNANDNPTKQTAFSQYDRPQARRRYAEIADHLGLAQDGDRTAQKIERLLAWLEEMKLKLDIPVSIQAAGVPEADFMAKLDELAEEAFDDQCTGANPRYPLIKELKEVLVASYYGKPYVEGETFEGTTVIKKKADQPAAAPTKAAKAEKKDEKADA encoded by the coding sequence ATGCCTGTCACTAATATTGCTGAACTCAACGCGATGGTTGAGCGTGTCAAAAAGGCACAAAAAGAATTTGCGACCTATTCACAGGAGCAAGTAGATAAGATCTTCCGTGCCGCATCACTGGCTGCAAACAACGCGCGTATCCCACTGGCGAAACAAGCGGTTGAAGAGTCGGGCATGGGTATCCTCGAAGACAAGGTTATCAAAAACCACTTCGCCTCTGAGTTCATCTACAACAAATACAAAGACGACAAAACCTGCGGCATTCTGGAAGAGAATGACGAATTCGGCACCATGACTATCGCCGAACCTGTTGGCCTTATCTGCGGTATCGTGCCAACCACTAACCCAACGTCTACTGCGATTTTCAAATCACTGATCTCACTGAAAACGCGTAACGGTATTATCTTCTCGCCACACCCACGTGCGAAAAACTCTACCAATGATGCGGCGAAACTGGTTCTTGATGCCGCCGTGGCTGCGGGCGCACCAAAAGACATTATCGGCTGGATTGACCAACCCTCGGTTGAGCTTTCTAACGCACTGATGAAGCACGACGACATTAACCTGATTCTCGCAACTGGTGGCCCCGGCATGGTGAAAGCCGCTTATTCATCAGGTAAACCAGCCATTGGTGTTGGTGCAGGTAACGTCCCTGTGGTTATCGACGAAACCGCTGACATTAAACGTGCTGTTGCGTCTGTGCTGATGTCCAAAACCTTCGATAACGGTGTCGTGTGTGCGTCAGAGCAAGCGGTTATCGTGATGGACGAAGTCTACGACGAAGTCAAAGAGCGTTTTGCTTCTCACAAGGCTTACGTTCTGAGTAAAGCTGAAGCGGACAAAGTCCGTAAAGTTATCTTGATTAACGGTAACCTAAACGCGGATATCGTGGGTCAACCTGCCACTAAGATTGCCGACATGGCCGGTGTAAGCGTGCCATCAGACACTAAAATCTTGATTGGTGAAGGCCTAGAAATCAGCATTGAAGAAGAGTTTGCGCACGAAAAACTGTCTCCAACCTTGGGTATGTTCCGTGCCAAGAGCTTCGAGCACGCTGTCGATATGGCATGCAAAATGGTGGAAATGGGCGGTATCGGCCACACGTCTGGTTTATACACCAACCAAGACGTTAACCAAGACCGTATCAAGTACTTCGGTGACCGCCTGAAAACGGCTCGTATCCTAGTCAATATTCCAACCACGCACGGCGGTATCGGTGACTTGTATAACTTCAACGTTGCACCGTCACTGACATTGGGCTGTGGCTCATGGGGTGGTAACTCAATTTCTGAGAACGTTGGGCCTAAACACCTGATGAACAAGAAAACTGTTGCGAAGCGAGCTGAGAATATGCTGTGGCACAAACTACCAAAATCTATCTACTTCCGTCGCGGCAGCTTGCCAATCGCACTGAGTGACTTGGAAGACAAGAAACGCGCAATGATCGTGACTGACCGCTTCCTGTTTAACAACGGTTACTCAGAGCAAATTGAGTCAATGCTTAAAGCGCAAGGTATGGATGTGAACACCTTCTTCGAAGTAGAAGCGGATCCAACGTTAAGCGTCGTGCGCAAAGGCGCGGAAGCGATGAAGAGCTTCCAGCCAGACGTGATTATTGCCCTTGGTGGTGGTTCACCAATGGACGCAGCGAAAATCATGTGGGTGATGTATGAGCATCCGCAAACCGCCTTTGAAGAGCTTGCAATGCGCTTTATGGACATCCGTAAACGTATCTACAAGTTCCCGAAAATGGGTAAAAAGGCCGAATTGGTTTGTGTGACAACCACATCAGGTACCGGTTCAGAAGTAACGCCATTTGCGGTTGTCACCGACGACGAAACTGGGGCGAAATACCCACTGGCCGACTACGAGCTGACACCACAGATGGCGATTGTTGATGCCAACTTGGTGATGAACATGCCGAAGTCTCTGACAGCCTTTGGTGGTTACGATGCGATTACCCACGCATTGGAAGCTTATGTGTCTATTCTTTCTAACGAGTATTCAGAAGGACAAGCACTGCAAGCGCTGAAACTGCTGAAAGACTATCTGCCAGCGAGCTATGCACACGGTGCGAACGACCCAATTGCACGTGAGAAAGTGCACAATGGTGCCACCATTGCCGGTGTCGCGTTTGCTAACGCCTTCTTGGGTGTGTGTCACTCAATGGCGCACAAAATCGGTGCTGAGTTCCACTTGCCACACGGCTTGGCGAACGCATTGCTGATTTCCAACGTGGTACGTTTCAACGCTAACGATAACCCGACTAAGCAAACCGCTTTCTCGCAGTACGACCGCCCACAAGCACGTCGTCGCTATGCAGAAATTGCTGACCATCTTGGTCTGGCGCAAGATGGCGACCGTACGGCGCAGAAGATTGAGCGTTTGCTAGCATGGCTTGAAGAAATGAAGCTGAAATTGGATATCCCTGTCTCTATTCAGGCAGCCGGTGTACCAGAAGCGGACTTCATGGCGAAACTGGATGAGCTTGCGGAAGAAGCGTTTGACGACCAATGTACTGGCGCGAACCCACGCTACCCACTGATTAAAGAGCTGAAAGAAGTGCTGGTCGCGTCTTACTACGGTAAGCCTTACGTAGAGGGTGAAACCTTCGAAGGCACTACGGTAATCAAAAAGAAAGCCGACCAACCTGCAGCGGCGCCAACTAAAGCGGCGAAAGCTGAGAAGAAAGACGAAAAAGCAGACGCCTAA
- a CDS encoding YchE family NAAT transporter, giving the protein MAAFDTMIFVQFFVGLFAAVNPIGIMPVFVTLTVHLDKQERNRTAYTAAIAVAVILIVSLLAGQMLLDLFSISLDSFRVAGGMLLLSIAFTMMNGKLGEGKQNKQEQSETISREQVGVVPLAMPLLAGPGAISSTIVYGSQYPATWSTITLITTLVLFSAGIWGLFKVGPAVVKFLGQTGINVITRIMGLILGSLGIEFIASGMRALFPGLN; this is encoded by the coding sequence ATGGCCGCTTTTGACACCATGATTTTTGTGCAGTTTTTTGTCGGGCTTTTTGCCGCTGTTAACCCTATCGGTATCATGCCCGTTTTTGTCACCCTCACCGTACATCTTGATAAGCAAGAACGAAACCGTACGGCATATACCGCCGCCATCGCGGTGGCGGTGATCTTGATTGTTTCCCTGCTTGCCGGTCAGATGTTGCTGGATTTATTCAGTATCTCACTCGACTCTTTTAGGGTGGCCGGTGGCATGTTGCTGCTCAGTATCGCTTTTACCATGATGAACGGTAAGTTGGGGGAAGGTAAGCAAAACAAACAGGAACAATCCGAGACCATTAGCCGCGAACAAGTGGGCGTGGTACCGCTGGCGATGCCGCTGCTCGCGGGGCCAGGTGCGATCAGCTCAACCATTGTGTATGGCTCTCAATATCCCGCTACATGGAGTACGATTACACTCATCACCACCCTAGTGCTGTTCTCCGCGGGGATTTGGGGATTATTTAAAGTCGGCCCTGCAGTGGTGAAATTTTTAGGCCAAACGGGTATCAACGTTATTACGCGGATAATGGGCCTGATCCTTGGTTCCCTCGGGATTGAGTTTATCGCCTCTGGCATGCGCGCTTTATTCCCTGGCCTTAACTGA
- a CDS encoding ion transporter has product MNKSQSRLQHYLYTTIFGTETKHGKAFDLVLIVMILASMVVLMLESIASFHAKWSQWLYWIEWGFTGIFTIEYVLRLYCSPRPSAYARSFYGVVDLLAILPTYIAIFVPGTTYLMVVRLLRVLRIFRVLRLMRFLEDSNILLRSMMLSSRKVMIFFFSVAILVTVFGALMYVIEGPENGFTSIPYAIYWAIVTLTTVGYGDIVPQTDIGKALASFTMLMGYSIIAVPTGIITAEIGQQMSLHRNLVKCPNCSKSGHESDASFCKHCGSELPEADKRVVTPGL; this is encoded by the coding sequence ATGAATAAGTCACAAAGCCGTCTTCAACATTACCTATACACCACCATCTTTGGCACCGAGACGAAGCACGGGAAAGCGTTTGATTTGGTGCTGATTGTGATGATCTTGGCCTCGATGGTGGTGTTGATGCTGGAATCCATCGCTAGCTTTCACGCTAAATGGTCGCAATGGCTCTATTGGATTGAATGGGGCTTTACCGGCATCTTTACCATCGAGTATGTACTGCGCCTTTACTGCTCTCCGCGCCCCTCTGCTTACGCGCGTAGCTTTTATGGTGTGGTAGATTTGCTGGCTATCCTACCGACCTATATCGCGATTTTTGTCCCAGGCACCACTTACCTGATGGTGGTGCGCCTGTTGCGAGTTTTACGCATCTTTCGTGTCCTGAGGTTAATGCGTTTTTTGGAAGACTCCAACATCTTGTTACGCTCGATGATGCTATCGTCGCGAAAGGTGATGATTTTCTTTTTCTCTGTGGCAATCCTGGTCACCGTGTTCGGCGCACTTATGTACGTGATTGAAGGGCCTGAGAATGGTTTTACCAGTATTCCCTATGCAATCTATTGGGCGATCGTCACCCTCACTACGGTCGGCTATGGTGATATTGTGCCGCAAACCGATATTGGCAAGGCGCTCGCGTCTTTCACCATGTTGATGGGCTATTCGATTATTGCCGTACCTACTGGGATCATCACTGCTGAAATCGGTCAGCAGATGTCGCTGCATCGCAACTTAGTAAAATGCCCTAACTGCTCAAAAAGCGGCCATGAGTCCGACGCCTCATTTTGTAAGCATTGCGGCAGTGAGCTGCCGGAAGCCGATAAACGCGTGGTCACACCTGGGCTGTAA
- the cysS gene encoding cysteine--tRNA ligase: MSTQIPPLKIYNSLTRDKAVFQPITPGKIGMYVCGVTIYDLCHIGHGRTFVSFDMIARYLRYLGFDLTFVRNITDIDDKIIKRAAENGESCDALTERLIGEMYQDFDALNMARPDIEPRATDYIDEIIALVEKLIERGFAYVADNGDVMFEVAKFDDYGKLSKQDLDQLQAGARVDVETAKRSPLDFVVWKMSKPGEPTWESPWGPGRPGWHIECSAMNSAILGEHFDIHGGGSDLQFPHHENEIAQSCCAHDTPYVNTWMHSGMVMVDREKMSKSLGNFFTIRDVLAHYDAETVRYFLLSGHYRSQLNYSDENLNQARSALERLYTSLRGLDTQAVPAGGDEYVARFEAVMNDDFNTPEAYSVLFDMAREINRLRGDDLAAASALGAQMRKLASILGLLEQDADSFLQGDVGADNEVAEIEALIQKRNDARKAKDFATADAARDALTAMGIVLEDGPQGTTWRRK, encoded by the coding sequence ATGTCGACGCAAATCCCCCCGTTAAAGATCTACAACTCACTGACGCGAGATAAAGCTGTCTTTCAACCCATCACGCCGGGAAAAATTGGCATGTATGTGTGTGGGGTGACAATTTACGATCTCTGTCATATTGGTCACGGGCGTACCTTTGTTTCGTTTGACATGATTGCGCGCTACTTGCGCTACTTGGGCTTTGATTTAACCTTTGTTCGCAACATCACGGATATCGATGACAAGATCATCAAGCGTGCAGCGGAAAATGGCGAGAGCTGTGATGCATTGACCGAGCGTTTGATCGGTGAAATGTATCAAGATTTTGACGCCTTAAACATGGCGCGTCCGGACATCGAGCCACGCGCGACCGACTACATCGACGAAATCATCGCTCTGGTAGAAAAGTTGATTGAGCGTGGCTTCGCGTATGTCGCGGATAATGGCGATGTGATGTTTGAAGTGGCCAAATTTGACGATTACGGCAAGCTGTCAAAGCAAGATCTCGACCAGCTGCAAGCAGGCGCCCGCGTTGACGTTGAGACAGCTAAGCGCAGCCCCCTCGACTTTGTGGTGTGGAAAATGTCCAAACCTGGCGAGCCGACCTGGGAGTCGCCTTGGGGGCCAGGCCGCCCTGGCTGGCACATTGAGTGCTCGGCAATGAACTCTGCGATCTTGGGCGAACATTTTGATATTCATGGTGGTGGCTCTGATTTGCAGTTCCCGCACCACGAGAACGAAATTGCCCAATCTTGCTGCGCCCATGACACCCCATATGTTAACACCTGGATGCATAGCGGCATGGTGATGGTTGATCGTGAAAAGATGTCCAAATCCTTAGGGAACTTTTTCACCATCCGTGACGTGTTAGCACACTATGACGCAGAAACTGTGCGTTACTTCCTGCTTTCAGGTCATTATCGCAGCCAGTTGAACTACAGCGATGAGAACCTCAATCAAGCCCGTTCAGCACTTGAGCGTCTGTACACCTCGCTTCGCGGTTTAGATACTCAGGCCGTACCTGCTGGTGGCGATGAATACGTGGCACGCTTTGAAGCGGTGATGAACGATGACTTCAACACCCCAGAAGCCTATTCGGTGCTATTCGATATGGCCCGCGAGATTAACCGTTTACGTGGCGATGATTTGGCAGCGGCATCCGCACTGGGTGCGCAAATGCGCAAGTTAGCCTCGATTCTTGGTTTGCTCGAGCAAGATGCCGATAGCTTCTTGCAAGGCGATGTAGGGGCTGATAATGAAGTGGCTGAAATCGAGGCGCTCATTCAAAAACGGAACGATGCCCGCAAAGCCAAAGACTTTGCCACCGCTGATGCCGCGCGTGATGCGCTTACCGCGATGGGCATTGTGCTGGAAGACGGCCCGCAAGGCACCACTTGGCGCCGTAAATAA